The genomic stretch GGCTGAGGCTGCGGACGGCTGCGGAGTAGCCGAACATGGCGGACAGCGGCGTTTCGGCATCGATGACGGTGATTCCACCACGATTTTCCGTGCTGGTAATAATCGCACGGCGTTGCTGAAGGTCGTTGATTACATCTCCCAGGTGTACTTCCGGCGTCGTTACTTCCAACTTCATGATTGGTTCGAGCAGTGTGACGCCGGCGGCTTGTAATACGCGAGTGAAGGCGTCGGCTGCGGCAATGCGAAAGGCGACTTCGCTCGGCAGTGGTTCGGGCAATGGCATTGAGAGCAGCTCCATTTGGCAACTCCAGAGCGGGCACCCGAACAATCCGCCCCCTTCGGCCGCCTCTTTCAGCGCGGTGAGCATGATTTGTACTGCGGCGCGACTCGGCGTGTCCTCAACAAACCAATTGGTAAGTACCCGACCCGGTTTGTCTTCGGCGAGTGGCGAAACGCGGACTTTCACTTCAGCAAATAAAATCTGGCCGCCAACTTGGCGATTGCACTTGCCGACGGCTTCGGCGTCGGCTTTCACCGTTTCTTTATAGCTGACGCGCGGCTTGTGGACGCGCACGTTCAAATTGAAATCGCGCAATAGGCGATGCTTGATGACTTCCAGATGCAGTTCGCCCATACCGCTGATAATGGTTTGGCCGGTTTCCTTGTTTTCGCTAGCGTGGAACGTGGGATCTTGCCGCTTGAGCATTTCCAGCACATCGCCCAACTTTTTGCGCTCGGCAGTGCTTTCCGGCTCGACGGCGGCGGAAATCACCGATTCGGGGAACTCGATGGTTTCGAGCAAAATTGGATGTTTGGCGTCGCAGAGCGTATCGCCGGTGATTGACGAGCGCGGGCCAATCACTCCAACAATGTCGCCGGCCCCGACGAGGTCGATTTGCTCTTCACGTTTCGTGGCATGGATGATCCACAGTTGCGAGACGTTTTCCTTCGCGTCTTTGCCAGGGTTCAACACACGGCTATTCTGCTTGAGCGCGCCGGAATAGACGCGAATCCAGTGCATGTCGCCGGTTTTCGCAGGCAGCACTTTGAAGACGAGAGCGCTGAATGGTTCATCGGGCGACGGTTTGCGCTTCTCGGCAATCGGCGAGCCGTTTTTGGCGGAGTCGATCGATCGGCCTTCGACCGGCGGCACATCGAGCGGGCTGGGCAAGTAATCCTGCACGGCGTCGAGTATCGGCTGCACGCCGACGCCGTGCAGTGCCGAACCGCAGAGAACCGGCTGAACTTGCAGATGGATGGTGGCGTCGCGGAGTACGCGGCGGATTAGCGCAGCGGGGATTTCCGCTTCTTGTAGAGCCAACTCCATCAACTCGTTGTTATAGTCGTAAAGTTGTTCGAGCATGATGTGCCGCCACTCCTTGGCGCGGTCGAACTGATCCGCAGGGATCTCGCCGACGATCATGTCGCGACTTTGCTTGTCGCCGGCGAACGTTAGCATTTTCATCTCGACTAGATCGATGATGCCACGGAACGGATCGTTCACGTGCGGCGGACCTTCGCCAATGGGAATCTGAATGGCAACTGGATGAGCATGCAGCCGCTTTTTGATTTCGCCGAAGACGCCCTCGAAATTGGCCCCTTCGCGGTCGAGCTTATTGATAAAGGCGACGCGCGGAACGCGGTATTTATCGGCTTGGCGCCAGACGGTTTCGCTCTGAGCCTCCACTCCTTCGCGAGCGCTGAAGACGACGACCGCGCCGTCGAGAACGCGCAGGCAGCGCTCGACTTCGGCCGTGAAATCGACGTGGCCAGGAGTGTCGAGCAGATTGACCGTGACGTCTTTCCATGGGAACGTGACGCAAGCGGCATAAATCGTGATTCCACGCTCTTGCTCTTCCGGATCGCTATCGGTTTCCGTAGTTCCCTTATCGACTTCGCCCACGCGGTGCTTGGCTCCGCTGAGGAACAGCATCCGCTCGGTGACGGTCGTTTTGCCGGCGTCGATATGGGCGATGATGCCGATGTTGCGAAGGTTTTTTAAGTCACGAGGCATGGTGAAAAATTCTTTGACCGCAGATGGGCGCGAATTAGCGCCGATAATGCAGCTCTGAAAGTAACGGAATGGATTCTCATCTCCTGCAATTCAAATCGAGTATTGATTTGCAAAAAACCCGCCCATCTGCGTTCCTCGACGGCAAAAACGATCGTTGTGCGCATGAAAAAGGCCGCTTGCCGGCGAGGGCGTAAAGCGGCCATTGTATTCAGTAAACACTGTATGCGGCAGATGTTACCAGGCGAAATGCGCGAAGGCTTTGTTGGCGTCGGCCATGCGGTGGACGTTTTCGCGTTTGGTCATGGCGGCTCCTTCGCGATTGTAGGCGGCCAGCAATTCGTCGGCTAGTTTTTGGTGAGTCGCGCGACCCTTCTTTTCGCGAACCGACAGCAGAATCCAGCGAATCGCCAGCGATTGCTGACGATTGCGGCTGACTTGCATCGGCACCTGATAAGCGGCTCCGCCGACGCGCTTCGAGCGGACTTCGATGTTCGGCTTCACGTTTTCCATCGCCTGCGTGAAGACTTCAATCGGCTCTTTGTCTGGAATTTTGTCCTTGACAATATCCAGCGCTTTGTAGAACACGCCTTGGGCGGTACTCTTTTTGCCGTCGCTCATCAGACAGTTAATAAACTTGCTGGCGAGGACCGAACCATACTTCGGGTCGGGCTTGAGGGTAGTCGAGCTGGCGGTAATGCGGCCCATGTGGTGGGGTCAGGGGTCAGGGGTTGGGAAATTAAAGTATGCAAATTGAAAAACGCAAAAAAGACATGCTCGTCTCAGATTTTTGCATTTTTCGAATTGCATTGTGCAATCTGCGATACGATCAACCTTTCTTGGCGCCATAGAGGCTGCGGCTGCCCTTGCGGCCTTCGACGCCGAGGCAATCGAGTGTGCCGCGGACGATGTGGTAACGGACGCCAGGGAGGTCGCGGACGCGACCGCCGCGCACTAGCACGATCGAGTGCTCTTGCAGCGTGTGACCTTCGCCGGGAATGTAGACGGTGACTTCTTTACCGTTCGACAGCCGCACTCGGGCAATTTTCCGCAGAGCCGAATTCGGCTTCTTGGGAGTCATCGTCTTGACTTGCAGGCAGACGCCTCGCTTTTGCGGACACTTATCGAGCACTGGCGATTTGCTAAATTTTCGCTTCGGGCGACGGCGATTACTGACAAGTTGATTGATCGTCGGCATACGGGGTTTTGCGGCAGGCAACGGAAACAGGGAAAACTCTACATCGTACAAGAATTTACGATCCTGTCAACGCCGCCTAAACCGCAATGCAGGACCGGCGAAATGAACGAACCTGAGCGCGAAAAACATGCGTTGCAGCGGGTCTATCGCGGTTTTCCGATGCGGAGAAAGCCGGCTTGGCAGGCCGTGGTTTCGTTGCCAGCGGCTTCCTCTTCCTTCAAAAAATCCACCACCAGCCGATTGACGTATTCTGTTCGCTCCAATTGTGGAGCATGACCACAGCTTTCAATCACGACCAATTGGCAGTGCGGAATCCGCCCGGCTGCGGCGATCGAATCTTTCGGATCGACAATCCGATCTTCCTGGCCGACGATCATCAGTGTGGGGCATTGAAGCTCTCCAACGCGATCGCGCACCAGATGCCCCATTGTGCCGCGGACGGTGTGCATCATCCCAGTTCGCCAGCGTTTGTTTCGCACCTGCTTTTCGTACATGGCCACGACTTGCGGATCGGCCTGCTCAGAATTATGAAAGACGCTCTGAATGACTTCTTGCATCTTACGACCGCGAACACCTTCGACGATGGGCAGCCGTTCGACTTCGGACAGACCGGATGGGCAAATTAGCGCCAATTTCGCCACCTGGTCGGGGTATCGTACGGCAAACTCGACCATGATTTTCCCGCCCATGCTGTTGGCGGCAAAGAAATACGGGCCGCGCGCCACGAAGGAATCGAGATAAACTCTCAGTTGCTCAACGAGGTAATCGACGCTGATGGGCATACCAGCGTTAATCCGCCGATGCAACACCTCGCTGTCGTAGGCCGCCAAGTGTGGAATGTAGACGTCGAAATGCTCGCGCCATGCGTGGGCGTTGCGATACCATGTTTCCGTTTGCTCGGCCAATCCATTAACGAGCACCAGAGGCGCATGTCGCCTGAACATCCGAAGACTGCCGTCGACCGACTCCGCAGCAGATAAACTCATAAATCACCCGCGAATGGTGAAAGTGGCCGCTCACCGGACTCCCTGGCTTCCAGAGTAGTTAGCGAAGCAGCAAGCAAAATGTTACGGCCGCGAAATAGGCTAATTTGGGCGGGAACTACCAACAGTTGGTAGGGGCTGTAACGCCTATGAGGCGCGCGGGCAGGTAGCCTCTCATCATGACAAGACTGCGGCGGGTGTCAACCTCTTTGGCCTGCCTCGAAAACGCCCGCTGAGCGCCTCGCCACTCCCGTCTCGCGACCGGCGACGCCCCAAAACGCAACATGACCGCCAAAGAAATTCCATCCGGCTCGCCGAGCGAGCACGATGTTGACGGGTGGGTAGAGTCGAGAACTCGCTCCTCTAGCCGCTCGATGTGATGTTCGGCGAAGACCAATGCCGCCTCCGCTAGAGCCACGCCGATGGCAAATTTAGAACCGTAGAAGTAGAGTGCGCGGAGAAAAAAACAGGAGTCAGGCCCCCTCATCATCGCTGATTTGCTCAACTTGCGATCACATTGAGCGGCGAAAATCGCCGATTCCTTGGTGATTTCTGTTTTCTGCTGCCGGTGTTTCATCAAGCTGCTTTGCAATTTGCCACAGCAACTTATCCAAGTTCTCGCCAGTGACGGCGCTAATGCCTAACACTTCGCAGTTGATCTCCGCAGCCAATTGGTCGCGCACTTGGGTGGCCCCAGGTAATTCGCTCTTTGTGACGGCGACGATTTCTGGGCGTTTTCCCAGATCGGCCGAGTAACGCTGCAATTCGCTACGGATGATGTGGTAGTTTTTCAAGGGGTCGGAGCCGTCGACGGGAATCGGCTCGACGAGGTGAACCAAAATGCCTGCCCGCTCGACGTGACGGAGAAATTCGTGGCCTAGGCCGACGCCTGCGTGGGCGCCTTCGATCAAACCCGGCAGATCGGCCATGACAAATGAGCGGTCTGGAGTTATTTCAACGAGGCCCAGGTTGGGATATTTCGTGGTGAATGGATAGTCAGCGATCTGCGGCTGGGCCCGCGACAATCGCGACAGCAGCGTGCTCTTGCCGGCGTTGGGTTTGCCGATGAGGCCGACGTCGGCGATTACTTTCAATTCGAGAAGCAAATTGCGCTGTTCTCCATCGCCTCCTGGCGTGCTCTCGCGCGGGGTGCGATTAGTCGCTGATTTGAAGGCCACATTTCCTTTGCCGCCTTTGCCTCCACGAGCGGCCACAACTTGATCGCCGGCGGCGACGAGGTCCTTTAATATCAGCGCGTGATCTGCATCGATCACCAC from Pirellulales bacterium encodes the following:
- the fusA gene encoding elongation factor G; translated protein: MPRDLKNLRNIGIIAHIDAGKTTVTERMLFLSGAKHRVGEVDKGTTETDSDPEEQERGITIYAACVTFPWKDVTVNLLDTPGHVDFTAEVERCLRVLDGAVVVFSAREGVEAQSETVWRQADKYRVPRVAFINKLDREGANFEGVFGEIKKRLHAHPVAIQIPIGEGPPHVNDPFRGIIDLVEMKMLTFAGDKQSRDMIVGEIPADQFDRAKEWRHIMLEQLYDYNNELMELALQEAEIPAALIRRVLRDATIHLQVQPVLCGSALHGVGVQPILDAVQDYLPSPLDVPPVEGRSIDSAKNGSPIAEKRKPSPDEPFSALVFKVLPAKTGDMHWIRVYSGALKQNSRVLNPGKDAKENVSQLWIIHATKREEQIDLVGAGDIVGVIGPRSSITGDTLCDAKHPILLETIEFPESVISAAVEPESTAERKKLGDVLEMLKRQDPTFHASENKETGQTIISGMGELHLEVIKHRLLRDFNLNVRVHKPRVSYKETVKADAEAVGKCNRQVGGQILFAEVKVRVSPLAEDKPGRVLTNWFVEDTPSRAAVQIMLTALKEAAEGGGLFGCPLWSCQMELLSMPLPEPLPSEVAFRIAAADAFTRVLQAAGVTLLEPIMKLEVTTPEVHLGDVINDLQQRRAIITSTENRGGITVIDAETPLSAMFGYSAAVRSLSQGRASFSMEPLKYGPAPPEVQESFI
- the rpsG gene encoding 30S ribosomal protein S7, with protein sequence MGRITASSTTLKPDPKYGSVLASKFINCLMSDGKKSTAQGVFYKALDIVKDKIPDKEPIEVFTQAMENVKPNIEVRSKRVGGAAYQVPMQVSRNRQQSLAIRWILLSVREKKGRATHQKLADELLAAYNREGAAMTKRENVHRMADANKAFAHFAW
- a CDS encoding 30S ribosomal protein S12 — protein: MPTINQLVSNRRRPKRKFSKSPVLDKCPQKRGVCLQVKTMTPKKPNSALRKIARVRLSNGKEVTVYIPGEGHTLQEHSIVLVRGGRVRDLPGVRYHIVRGTLDCLGVEGRKGSRSLYGAKKG
- a CDS encoding alpha/beta hydrolase, which translates into the protein MSLSAAESVDGSLRMFRRHAPLVLVNGLAEQTETWYRNAHAWREHFDVYIPHLAAYDSEVLHRRINAGMPISVDYLVEQLRVYLDSFVARGPYFFAANSMGGKIMVEFAVRYPDQVAKLALICPSGLSEVERLPIVEGVRGRKMQEVIQSVFHNSEQADPQVVAMYEKQVRNKRWRTGMMHTVRGTMGHLVRDRVGELQCPTLMIVGQEDRIVDPKDSIAAAGRIPHCQLVVIESCGHAPQLERTEYVNRLVVDFLKEEEAAGNETTACQAGFLRIGKPR
- the obgE gene encoding GTPase ObgE codes for the protein MFVDRVEIHVAAGNGGHGMVSFRREKYVPLGGPDGGDGGDGGSVIVRAQAGVDSLSALAHRKHWRAKPGEKGGSSDCHGRSAEDLVLWVPPGTVVIDADHALILKDLVAAGDQVVAARGGKGGKGNVAFKSATNRTPRESTPGGDGEQRNLLLELKVIADVGLIGKPNAGKSTLLSRLSRAQPQIADYPFTTKYPNLGLVEITPDRSFVMADLPGLIEGAHAGVGLGHEFLRHVERAGILVHLVEPIPVDGSDPLKNYHIIRSELQRYSADLGKRPEIVAVTKSELPGATQVRDQLAAEINCEVLGISAVTGENLDKLLWQIAKQLDETPAAENRNHQGIGDFRRSM